A section of the Papio anubis isolate 15944 chromosome 4, Panubis1.0, whole genome shotgun sequence genome encodes:
- the ACHE gene encoding acetylcholinesterase isoform X1, protein MLGLVMSCPDRTLVTKVRGHPSGNQRRPTRGDSRSFHCHRGVRPRPAALRVLPRWPAFSADTACPAAMRPPQCPLHTPSLASPLLLLLLWLLGGGVGAEGREDAELLVTVRGGRLRGIRLKTPGGPVSAFLGIPFAEPPTGPRRFLPPEPKQPWSGVVDATTFQSVCYQYVDTLYPGFEGTEMWNPNRELSEDCLYLNVWTPYPRPTSPTPVLVWIYGGGFYSGASSLDVYDGRFLVQAERTVLVSMNYRVGAFGFLALPGSREAPGNVGLLDQRLALQWVQENVAAFGGDPTSVTLFGESAGAASVGMHLLSPPSRGLFHRAVLQSGAPNGPWATVGMGEARRRATQLAHLVGCPPGGTGGNDTELVACLRTRPAQVLVNNEWHVLPQESVFRFSFVPVVDGDFLSDTPEALINAGDFHGLQVLVGVVKDEGSYFLVYGAPGFSKDNESLISRAEFLAGVRVGVPQVSDLAAEAVVLHYTDWLHPEDPARLREALSDVVGDHNVVCPVAQLAGRLAAQGARVYAYVFEHRASTLSWPLWMGVPHGYEIEFIFGIPLDPSRNYTAEEKIFAQRLMRYWANFARTGDPNEPRDPKGPQWPPYTAGAQQYVSLDLRPLEVRRGLRAQACAFWNRFLPKLLSATASEAPSTCPGFTHGEAAPRPGLPLPLLLLHQLLLLLLSHLMRLSPRPLPLRPQGPLL, encoded by the exons cAGACACCGCCTGCCCTGCAGCCATGAGGCCCCCGCAGTGTCCCCTGCACACGCCTTCCCTGGCTTCCccactccttctcctccttctctggctCCTGGGAGGAGGAGTGGGGGCTGAGGGCCGGGAGGATGCAGAGCTGCTGGTGACTGTGCGTGGGGGCCGGCTGCGGGGCATTCGTCTGAAGACCCCCGGGGGCCCCGTCTCTGCTTTCCTGGGCATCCCCTTTGCGGAGCCACCCACGGGACCTCGTCGCTTTCTGCCACCGGAGCCCAAGCAGCCTTGGTCAGGGGTGGTAGATGCTACAACCTTCCAGAGTGTCTGCTACCAGTATGTGGACACCTTATACCCAGGTTTTGAGGGCACCGAGATGTGGAACCCCAACCGTGAGCTGAGCGAGGACTGCCTCTACCTCAACGTGTGGACACCATACCCCCGGCCTACATCCCCCACCCCTGTTCTCGTCTGGATCTATGGGGGTGGCTTCTACAGTGGGGCCTCCTCCTTAGACGTCTATGATGGCCGCTTCTTGGTACAGGCCGAGAGGACTGTGCTGGTGTCCATGAACTACCGGGTGGGAGCCTTTGGCTTCCTGGCCCTGCCCGGGAGCCGAGAGGCCCCAGGGAATGTGGGTCTCCTGGATCAGAGGCTGGCCCTGCAGTGGGTGCAGGAGAACGTGGCAGCCTTCGGGGGGGACCCGACATCAGTGACGCTGTTTGGGGAGAGTGCGGGTGCTGCCTCAGTGGGCATGCATCTGCTGTCCCCGCCCAGCCGGGGTCTGTTCCACAGGGCCGTGCTGCAAAGCGGTGCCCCCAATGGACCCTGGGCCACGGTGGGCATGGGAGAGGCCCGCCGCAGGGCCACACAGCTGGCCCACCTTGTGGGCTGTCCCCCAGGCGGCACTGGTGGGAATGACACAGAGCTAGTAGCCTGCCTTCGGACACGACCAGCGCAGGTCCTGGTGAACAACGAATGGCATGTGCTGCCTCAAGAAAGCGTCTTCCGGTTCTCCTTCGTACCTGTGGTAGATGGAGACTTCCTCAGTGACACCCCAGAGGCCCTTATCAACGCGGGAGACTTCCATGGCCTGCAG GTGCTGGTGGGTGTGGTGAAGGATGAGGGCTCATATTTTCTGGTTTACGGGGCCCCAGGCTTCAGCAAAGACAACGAGTCTCTCATCAGCCGGGCCGAGTTCCTGGCCGGGGTGCGGGTCGGGGTCCCCCAGGTAAGTGACCTGGCAGCCGAGGCTGTGGTCCTGCATTACACAGACTGGCTGCATCCCGAGGACCCGGCACGCCTGAGGGAGGCCCTGAGCGATGTGGTGGGCGACCACAATGTCGTGTGCCCCGTGGCCCAGCTGGCTGGGCGACTGGCTGCCCAGGGTGCCCGGGTCTACGCCTACGTCTTCGAACACCGTGCCTCCACGCTCTCCTGGCCCCTGTGGATGGGGGTGCCCCACGGCTACGAGATCGAGTTCATCTTTGGGATCCCCCTGGACCCCTCTCGAAACTACACCGCGGAGGAGAAAATCTTCGCCCAGCGACTCATGCGATACTGGGCCAACTTCGCCCGCACAGG GGACCCCAATGAGCCCCGAGACCCCAAGGGCCCGCAATGGCCCCCGTACACGGCGGGGGCTCAGCAGTACGTGAGTCTGGACCTGCGGCCGCTGGAGGTGCGGCGGGGGCTGCGCGCCCAGGCCTGCGCCTTCTGGAACCGTTTCCTCCCCAAATTGCTCAGCGCCACCG CCTCGGAGGCTCCCAGCACCTGCCCAGGCTTCACCCATGGGGAGGCTGCTCCGAGGCCCGGCCTCCCCctgccccttctcctcctccaccagcttctcctcctcctcctctcccacctcatGCGGCTGTCACCACGGCCTCTTCCCCTACGGCCACAGGGGCCCCTCCTCTAA
- the ACHE gene encoding acetylcholinesterase isoform X3 has translation MLGLVMSCPDRTLVTKVRGHPSGNQRRPTRGDSRSFHCHRGVRPRPAALRVLPRWPAFSADTACPAAMRPPQCPLHTPSLASPLLLLLLWLLGGGVGAEGREDAELLVTVRGGRLRGIRLKTPGGPVSAFLGIPFAEPPTGPRRFLPPEPKQPWSGVVDATTFQSVCYQYVDTLYPGFEGTEMWNPNRELSEDCLYLNVWTPYPRPTSPTPVLVWIYGGGFYSGASSLDVYDGRFLVQAERTVLVSMNYRVGAFGFLALPGSREAPGNVGLLDQRLALQWVQENVAAFGGDPTSVTLFGESAGAASVGMHLLSPPSRGLFHRAVLQSGAPNGPWATVGMGEARRRATQLAHLVGCPPGGTGGNDTELVACLRTRPAQVLVNNEWHVLPQESVFRFSFVPVVDGDFLSDTPEALINAGDFHGLQVLVGVVKDEGSYFLVYGAPGFSKDNESLISRAEFLAGVRVGVPQVSDLAAEAVVLHYTDWLHPEDPARLREALSDVVGDHNVVCPVAQLAGRLAAQGARVYAYVFEHRASTLSWPLWMGVPHGYEIEFIFGIPLDPSRNYTAEEKIFAQRLMRYWANFARTGDPNEPRDPKGPQWPPYTAGAQQYVSLDLRPLEVRRGLRAQACAFWNRFLPKLLSATDTLDEAERQWKAEFHRWSSYMVHWKNQFDHYSKQDRCSDL, from the exons cAGACACCGCCTGCCCTGCAGCCATGAGGCCCCCGCAGTGTCCCCTGCACACGCCTTCCCTGGCTTCCccactccttctcctccttctctggctCCTGGGAGGAGGAGTGGGGGCTGAGGGCCGGGAGGATGCAGAGCTGCTGGTGACTGTGCGTGGGGGCCGGCTGCGGGGCATTCGTCTGAAGACCCCCGGGGGCCCCGTCTCTGCTTTCCTGGGCATCCCCTTTGCGGAGCCACCCACGGGACCTCGTCGCTTTCTGCCACCGGAGCCCAAGCAGCCTTGGTCAGGGGTGGTAGATGCTACAACCTTCCAGAGTGTCTGCTACCAGTATGTGGACACCTTATACCCAGGTTTTGAGGGCACCGAGATGTGGAACCCCAACCGTGAGCTGAGCGAGGACTGCCTCTACCTCAACGTGTGGACACCATACCCCCGGCCTACATCCCCCACCCCTGTTCTCGTCTGGATCTATGGGGGTGGCTTCTACAGTGGGGCCTCCTCCTTAGACGTCTATGATGGCCGCTTCTTGGTACAGGCCGAGAGGACTGTGCTGGTGTCCATGAACTACCGGGTGGGAGCCTTTGGCTTCCTGGCCCTGCCCGGGAGCCGAGAGGCCCCAGGGAATGTGGGTCTCCTGGATCAGAGGCTGGCCCTGCAGTGGGTGCAGGAGAACGTGGCAGCCTTCGGGGGGGACCCGACATCAGTGACGCTGTTTGGGGAGAGTGCGGGTGCTGCCTCAGTGGGCATGCATCTGCTGTCCCCGCCCAGCCGGGGTCTGTTCCACAGGGCCGTGCTGCAAAGCGGTGCCCCCAATGGACCCTGGGCCACGGTGGGCATGGGAGAGGCCCGCCGCAGGGCCACACAGCTGGCCCACCTTGTGGGCTGTCCCCCAGGCGGCACTGGTGGGAATGACACAGAGCTAGTAGCCTGCCTTCGGACACGACCAGCGCAGGTCCTGGTGAACAACGAATGGCATGTGCTGCCTCAAGAAAGCGTCTTCCGGTTCTCCTTCGTACCTGTGGTAGATGGAGACTTCCTCAGTGACACCCCAGAGGCCCTTATCAACGCGGGAGACTTCCATGGCCTGCAG GTGCTGGTGGGTGTGGTGAAGGATGAGGGCTCATATTTTCTGGTTTACGGGGCCCCAGGCTTCAGCAAAGACAACGAGTCTCTCATCAGCCGGGCCGAGTTCCTGGCCGGGGTGCGGGTCGGGGTCCCCCAGGTAAGTGACCTGGCAGCCGAGGCTGTGGTCCTGCATTACACAGACTGGCTGCATCCCGAGGACCCGGCACGCCTGAGGGAGGCCCTGAGCGATGTGGTGGGCGACCACAATGTCGTGTGCCCCGTGGCCCAGCTGGCTGGGCGACTGGCTGCCCAGGGTGCCCGGGTCTACGCCTACGTCTTCGAACACCGTGCCTCCACGCTCTCCTGGCCCCTGTGGATGGGGGTGCCCCACGGCTACGAGATCGAGTTCATCTTTGGGATCCCCCTGGACCCCTCTCGAAACTACACCGCGGAGGAGAAAATCTTCGCCCAGCGACTCATGCGATACTGGGCCAACTTCGCCCGCACAGG GGACCCCAATGAGCCCCGAGACCCCAAGGGCCCGCAATGGCCCCCGTACACGGCGGGGGCTCAGCAGTACGTGAGTCTGGACCTGCGGCCGCTGGAGGTGCGGCGGGGGCTGCGCGCCCAGGCCTGCGCCTTCTGGAACCGTTTCCTCCCCAAATTGCTCAGCGCCACCG ACACGCTCGACGAGGCGGAGCGCCAGTGGAAGGCCGAGTTCCACCGCTGGAGCTCCTACATGGTGCACTGGAAGAACCAGTTCGACCACTACAGCAAGCAGGATCGCTGCTCAGACCTGTGA
- the ACHE gene encoding acetylcholinesterase isoform X4 yields the protein MLGLVMSCPDRTLVTKVRGHPSGNQRRPTRGDSRSFHCHRGVRPRPAALRVLPRWPAFSDTACPAAMRPPQCPLHTPSLASPLLLLLLWLLGGGVGAEGREDAELLVTVRGGRLRGIRLKTPGGPVSAFLGIPFAEPPTGPRRFLPPEPKQPWSGVVDATTFQSVCYQYVDTLYPGFEGTEMWNPNRELSEDCLYLNVWTPYPRPTSPTPVLVWIYGGGFYSGASSLDVYDGRFLVQAERTVLVSMNYRVGAFGFLALPGSREAPGNVGLLDQRLALQWVQENVAAFGGDPTSVTLFGESAGAASVGMHLLSPPSRGLFHRAVLQSGAPNGPWATVGMGEARRRATQLAHLVGCPPGGTGGNDTELVACLRTRPAQVLVNNEWHVLPQESVFRFSFVPVVDGDFLSDTPEALINAGDFHGLQVLVGVVKDEGSYFLVYGAPGFSKDNESLISRAEFLAGVRVGVPQVSDLAAEAVVLHYTDWLHPEDPARLREALSDVVGDHNVVCPVAQLAGRLAAQGARVYAYVFEHRASTLSWPLWMGVPHGYEIEFIFGIPLDPSRNYTAEEKIFAQRLMRYWANFARTGDPNEPRDPKGPQWPPYTAGAQQYVSLDLRPLEVRRGLRAQACAFWNRFLPKLLSATDTLDEAERQWKAEFHRWSSYMVHWKNQFDHYSKQDRCSDL from the exons ACACCGCCTGCCCTGCAGCCATGAGGCCCCCGCAGTGTCCCCTGCACACGCCTTCCCTGGCTTCCccactccttctcctccttctctggctCCTGGGAGGAGGAGTGGGGGCTGAGGGCCGGGAGGATGCAGAGCTGCTGGTGACTGTGCGTGGGGGCCGGCTGCGGGGCATTCGTCTGAAGACCCCCGGGGGCCCCGTCTCTGCTTTCCTGGGCATCCCCTTTGCGGAGCCACCCACGGGACCTCGTCGCTTTCTGCCACCGGAGCCCAAGCAGCCTTGGTCAGGGGTGGTAGATGCTACAACCTTCCAGAGTGTCTGCTACCAGTATGTGGACACCTTATACCCAGGTTTTGAGGGCACCGAGATGTGGAACCCCAACCGTGAGCTGAGCGAGGACTGCCTCTACCTCAACGTGTGGACACCATACCCCCGGCCTACATCCCCCACCCCTGTTCTCGTCTGGATCTATGGGGGTGGCTTCTACAGTGGGGCCTCCTCCTTAGACGTCTATGATGGCCGCTTCTTGGTACAGGCCGAGAGGACTGTGCTGGTGTCCATGAACTACCGGGTGGGAGCCTTTGGCTTCCTGGCCCTGCCCGGGAGCCGAGAGGCCCCAGGGAATGTGGGTCTCCTGGATCAGAGGCTGGCCCTGCAGTGGGTGCAGGAGAACGTGGCAGCCTTCGGGGGGGACCCGACATCAGTGACGCTGTTTGGGGAGAGTGCGGGTGCTGCCTCAGTGGGCATGCATCTGCTGTCCCCGCCCAGCCGGGGTCTGTTCCACAGGGCCGTGCTGCAAAGCGGTGCCCCCAATGGACCCTGGGCCACGGTGGGCATGGGAGAGGCCCGCCGCAGGGCCACACAGCTGGCCCACCTTGTGGGCTGTCCCCCAGGCGGCACTGGTGGGAATGACACAGAGCTAGTAGCCTGCCTTCGGACACGACCAGCGCAGGTCCTGGTGAACAACGAATGGCATGTGCTGCCTCAAGAAAGCGTCTTCCGGTTCTCCTTCGTACCTGTGGTAGATGGAGACTTCCTCAGTGACACCCCAGAGGCCCTTATCAACGCGGGAGACTTCCATGGCCTGCAG GTGCTGGTGGGTGTGGTGAAGGATGAGGGCTCATATTTTCTGGTTTACGGGGCCCCAGGCTTCAGCAAAGACAACGAGTCTCTCATCAGCCGGGCCGAGTTCCTGGCCGGGGTGCGGGTCGGGGTCCCCCAGGTAAGTGACCTGGCAGCCGAGGCTGTGGTCCTGCATTACACAGACTGGCTGCATCCCGAGGACCCGGCACGCCTGAGGGAGGCCCTGAGCGATGTGGTGGGCGACCACAATGTCGTGTGCCCCGTGGCCCAGCTGGCTGGGCGACTGGCTGCCCAGGGTGCCCGGGTCTACGCCTACGTCTTCGAACACCGTGCCTCCACGCTCTCCTGGCCCCTGTGGATGGGGGTGCCCCACGGCTACGAGATCGAGTTCATCTTTGGGATCCCCCTGGACCCCTCTCGAAACTACACCGCGGAGGAGAAAATCTTCGCCCAGCGACTCATGCGATACTGGGCCAACTTCGCCCGCACAGG GGACCCCAATGAGCCCCGAGACCCCAAGGGCCCGCAATGGCCCCCGTACACGGCGGGGGCTCAGCAGTACGTGAGTCTGGACCTGCGGCCGCTGGAGGTGCGGCGGGGGCTGCGCGCCCAGGCCTGCGCCTTCTGGAACCGTTTCCTCCCCAAATTGCTCAGCGCCACCG ACACGCTCGACGAGGCGGAGCGCCAGTGGAAGGCCGAGTTCCACCGCTGGAGCTCCTACATGGTGCACTGGAAGAACCAGTTCGACCACTACAGCAAGCAGGATCGCTGCTCAGACCTGTGA
- the ACHE gene encoding acetylcholinesterase isoform X2, translating to MLGLVMSCPDRTLVTKVRGHPSGNQRRPTRGDSRSFHCHRGVRPRPAALRVLPRWPAFSDTACPAAMRPPQCPLHTPSLASPLLLLLLWLLGGGVGAEGREDAELLVTVRGGRLRGIRLKTPGGPVSAFLGIPFAEPPTGPRRFLPPEPKQPWSGVVDATTFQSVCYQYVDTLYPGFEGTEMWNPNRELSEDCLYLNVWTPYPRPTSPTPVLVWIYGGGFYSGASSLDVYDGRFLVQAERTVLVSMNYRVGAFGFLALPGSREAPGNVGLLDQRLALQWVQENVAAFGGDPTSVTLFGESAGAASVGMHLLSPPSRGLFHRAVLQSGAPNGPWATVGMGEARRRATQLAHLVGCPPGGTGGNDTELVACLRTRPAQVLVNNEWHVLPQESVFRFSFVPVVDGDFLSDTPEALINAGDFHGLQVLVGVVKDEGSYFLVYGAPGFSKDNESLISRAEFLAGVRVGVPQVSDLAAEAVVLHYTDWLHPEDPARLREALSDVVGDHNVVCPVAQLAGRLAAQGARVYAYVFEHRASTLSWPLWMGVPHGYEIEFIFGIPLDPSRNYTAEEKIFAQRLMRYWANFARTGDPNEPRDPKGPQWPPYTAGAQQYVSLDLRPLEVRRGLRAQACAFWNRFLPKLLSATASEAPSTCPGFTHGEAAPRPGLPLPLLLLHQLLLLLLSHLMRLSPRPLPLRPQGPLL from the exons ACACCGCCTGCCCTGCAGCCATGAGGCCCCCGCAGTGTCCCCTGCACACGCCTTCCCTGGCTTCCccactccttctcctccttctctggctCCTGGGAGGAGGAGTGGGGGCTGAGGGCCGGGAGGATGCAGAGCTGCTGGTGACTGTGCGTGGGGGCCGGCTGCGGGGCATTCGTCTGAAGACCCCCGGGGGCCCCGTCTCTGCTTTCCTGGGCATCCCCTTTGCGGAGCCACCCACGGGACCTCGTCGCTTTCTGCCACCGGAGCCCAAGCAGCCTTGGTCAGGGGTGGTAGATGCTACAACCTTCCAGAGTGTCTGCTACCAGTATGTGGACACCTTATACCCAGGTTTTGAGGGCACCGAGATGTGGAACCCCAACCGTGAGCTGAGCGAGGACTGCCTCTACCTCAACGTGTGGACACCATACCCCCGGCCTACATCCCCCACCCCTGTTCTCGTCTGGATCTATGGGGGTGGCTTCTACAGTGGGGCCTCCTCCTTAGACGTCTATGATGGCCGCTTCTTGGTACAGGCCGAGAGGACTGTGCTGGTGTCCATGAACTACCGGGTGGGAGCCTTTGGCTTCCTGGCCCTGCCCGGGAGCCGAGAGGCCCCAGGGAATGTGGGTCTCCTGGATCAGAGGCTGGCCCTGCAGTGGGTGCAGGAGAACGTGGCAGCCTTCGGGGGGGACCCGACATCAGTGACGCTGTTTGGGGAGAGTGCGGGTGCTGCCTCAGTGGGCATGCATCTGCTGTCCCCGCCCAGCCGGGGTCTGTTCCACAGGGCCGTGCTGCAAAGCGGTGCCCCCAATGGACCCTGGGCCACGGTGGGCATGGGAGAGGCCCGCCGCAGGGCCACACAGCTGGCCCACCTTGTGGGCTGTCCCCCAGGCGGCACTGGTGGGAATGACACAGAGCTAGTAGCCTGCCTTCGGACACGACCAGCGCAGGTCCTGGTGAACAACGAATGGCATGTGCTGCCTCAAGAAAGCGTCTTCCGGTTCTCCTTCGTACCTGTGGTAGATGGAGACTTCCTCAGTGACACCCCAGAGGCCCTTATCAACGCGGGAGACTTCCATGGCCTGCAG GTGCTGGTGGGTGTGGTGAAGGATGAGGGCTCATATTTTCTGGTTTACGGGGCCCCAGGCTTCAGCAAAGACAACGAGTCTCTCATCAGCCGGGCCGAGTTCCTGGCCGGGGTGCGGGTCGGGGTCCCCCAGGTAAGTGACCTGGCAGCCGAGGCTGTGGTCCTGCATTACACAGACTGGCTGCATCCCGAGGACCCGGCACGCCTGAGGGAGGCCCTGAGCGATGTGGTGGGCGACCACAATGTCGTGTGCCCCGTGGCCCAGCTGGCTGGGCGACTGGCTGCCCAGGGTGCCCGGGTCTACGCCTACGTCTTCGAACACCGTGCCTCCACGCTCTCCTGGCCCCTGTGGATGGGGGTGCCCCACGGCTACGAGATCGAGTTCATCTTTGGGATCCCCCTGGACCCCTCTCGAAACTACACCGCGGAGGAGAAAATCTTCGCCCAGCGACTCATGCGATACTGGGCCAACTTCGCCCGCACAGG GGACCCCAATGAGCCCCGAGACCCCAAGGGCCCGCAATGGCCCCCGTACACGGCGGGGGCTCAGCAGTACGTGAGTCTGGACCTGCGGCCGCTGGAGGTGCGGCGGGGGCTGCGCGCCCAGGCCTGCGCCTTCTGGAACCGTTTCCTCCCCAAATTGCTCAGCGCCACCG CCTCGGAGGCTCCCAGCACCTGCCCAGGCTTCACCCATGGGGAGGCTGCTCCGAGGCCCGGCCTCCCCctgccccttctcctcctccaccagcttctcctcctcctcctctcccacctcatGCGGCTGTCACCACGGCCTCTTCCCCTACGGCCACAGGGGCCCCTCCTCTAA
- the ACHE gene encoding acetylcholinesterase isoform X6 translates to MRPPQCPLHTPSLASPLLLLLLWLLGGGVGAEGREDAELLVTVRGGRLRGIRLKTPGGPVSAFLGIPFAEPPTGPRRFLPPEPKQPWSGVVDATTFQSVCYQYVDTLYPGFEGTEMWNPNRELSEDCLYLNVWTPYPRPTSPTPVLVWIYGGGFYSGASSLDVYDGRFLVQAERTVLVSMNYRVGAFGFLALPGSREAPGNVGLLDQRLALQWVQENVAAFGGDPTSVTLFGESAGAASVGMHLLSPPSRGLFHRAVLQSGAPNGPWATVGMGEARRRATQLAHLVGCPPGGTGGNDTELVACLRTRPAQVLVNNEWHVLPQESVFRFSFVPVVDGDFLSDTPEALINAGDFHGLQVLVGVVKDEGSYFLVYGAPGFSKDNESLISRAEFLAGVRVGVPQVSDLAAEAVVLHYTDWLHPEDPARLREALSDVVGDHNVVCPVAQLAGRLAAQGARVYAYVFEHRASTLSWPLWMGVPHGYEIEFIFGIPLDPSRNYTAEEKIFAQRLMRYWANFARTGDPNEPRDPKGPQWPPYTAGAQQYVSLDLRPLEVRRGLRAQACAFWNRFLPKLLSATDTLDEAERQWKAEFHRWSSYMVHWKNQFDHYSKQDRCSDL, encoded by the exons ATGAGGCCCCCGCAGTGTCCCCTGCACACGCCTTCCCTGGCTTCCccactccttctcctccttctctggctCCTGGGAGGAGGAGTGGGGGCTGAGGGCCGGGAGGATGCAGAGCTGCTGGTGACTGTGCGTGGGGGCCGGCTGCGGGGCATTCGTCTGAAGACCCCCGGGGGCCCCGTCTCTGCTTTCCTGGGCATCCCCTTTGCGGAGCCACCCACGGGACCTCGTCGCTTTCTGCCACCGGAGCCCAAGCAGCCTTGGTCAGGGGTGGTAGATGCTACAACCTTCCAGAGTGTCTGCTACCAGTATGTGGACACCTTATACCCAGGTTTTGAGGGCACCGAGATGTGGAACCCCAACCGTGAGCTGAGCGAGGACTGCCTCTACCTCAACGTGTGGACACCATACCCCCGGCCTACATCCCCCACCCCTGTTCTCGTCTGGATCTATGGGGGTGGCTTCTACAGTGGGGCCTCCTCCTTAGACGTCTATGATGGCCGCTTCTTGGTACAGGCCGAGAGGACTGTGCTGGTGTCCATGAACTACCGGGTGGGAGCCTTTGGCTTCCTGGCCCTGCCCGGGAGCCGAGAGGCCCCAGGGAATGTGGGTCTCCTGGATCAGAGGCTGGCCCTGCAGTGGGTGCAGGAGAACGTGGCAGCCTTCGGGGGGGACCCGACATCAGTGACGCTGTTTGGGGAGAGTGCGGGTGCTGCCTCAGTGGGCATGCATCTGCTGTCCCCGCCCAGCCGGGGTCTGTTCCACAGGGCCGTGCTGCAAAGCGGTGCCCCCAATGGACCCTGGGCCACGGTGGGCATGGGAGAGGCCCGCCGCAGGGCCACACAGCTGGCCCACCTTGTGGGCTGTCCCCCAGGCGGCACTGGTGGGAATGACACAGAGCTAGTAGCCTGCCTTCGGACACGACCAGCGCAGGTCCTGGTGAACAACGAATGGCATGTGCTGCCTCAAGAAAGCGTCTTCCGGTTCTCCTTCGTACCTGTGGTAGATGGAGACTTCCTCAGTGACACCCCAGAGGCCCTTATCAACGCGGGAGACTTCCATGGCCTGCAG GTGCTGGTGGGTGTGGTGAAGGATGAGGGCTCATATTTTCTGGTTTACGGGGCCCCAGGCTTCAGCAAAGACAACGAGTCTCTCATCAGCCGGGCCGAGTTCCTGGCCGGGGTGCGGGTCGGGGTCCCCCAGGTAAGTGACCTGGCAGCCGAGGCTGTGGTCCTGCATTACACAGACTGGCTGCATCCCGAGGACCCGGCACGCCTGAGGGAGGCCCTGAGCGATGTGGTGGGCGACCACAATGTCGTGTGCCCCGTGGCCCAGCTGGCTGGGCGACTGGCTGCCCAGGGTGCCCGGGTCTACGCCTACGTCTTCGAACACCGTGCCTCCACGCTCTCCTGGCCCCTGTGGATGGGGGTGCCCCACGGCTACGAGATCGAGTTCATCTTTGGGATCCCCCTGGACCCCTCTCGAAACTACACCGCGGAGGAGAAAATCTTCGCCCAGCGACTCATGCGATACTGGGCCAACTTCGCCCGCACAGG GGACCCCAATGAGCCCCGAGACCCCAAGGGCCCGCAATGGCCCCCGTACACGGCGGGGGCTCAGCAGTACGTGAGTCTGGACCTGCGGCCGCTGGAGGTGCGGCGGGGGCTGCGCGCCCAGGCCTGCGCCTTCTGGAACCGTTTCCTCCCCAAATTGCTCAGCGCCACCG ACACGCTCGACGAGGCGGAGCGCCAGTGGAAGGCCGAGTTCCACCGCTGGAGCTCCTACATGGTGCACTGGAAGAACCAGTTCGACCACTACAGCAAGCAGGATCGCTGCTCAGACCTGTGA